DNA from Neoarius graeffei isolate fNeoGra1 chromosome 17, fNeoGra1.pri, whole genome shotgun sequence:
aaattacaactgtctgcgaaagccttgtcgcaagagcatgcagaggccttaagttgcACCCATTAAGGTGCAACTTTGAGTGTAACCAAagctattattttttatttatttgggggggggggggaagaaatgaTGGGCATATTGTTCTGTACAATTGTAACTTGATGTCAACCTTTCATCTGTACACTCCCAAATTCCACAGTAAGCAGGTGATCTACAGGCatgtaataaaaaaataaataaaaatcaatgtTGTATCGTTGCAGAATTCGAGTCCAGTTTTGGAAACTCGGAGCAACATTAAAGTTCACGAAGCTGCCAAGaaaaagaaatccaatgtgggacacATTGAGAAGTAAGTAATTCTGTTGTAAAGGGCTGTTACATTTTCACTTGTATGCTTATCATTTTATTCCTTGTGTAATTATGAATGATTACATACCACTTTCAAGTTTTAATTATCTAATTCGGTTATGTTCATTGTGTTTTAGATATTTGTGCCAAGTGCCTTGCACACAGCCACACTACGAGACTAAACAATCCTCCACTCATTTGGACAATAAGGTGCTCATGACTTTAGTTAAAGGTTGTCTTCATATAAATATGCACATTCTCTGCTCAgggcaaaaataataataatttaaattgtTCCTAACAAATTTTTCAGGAAAACATTCTGAACACTCCAGCCTCTATACATCCCTCCAGCACTGAACTGCATTTCTTGGACTCTAATAGTAAACCTTCTACATCAAGCTCAGACACTTCAGCGCTCTTCGAGACGTCTAACAGAGCCAGCGTTTATTCTAAGAGGAAGAGTGTAGATGGTGAACTGCCTGAATCTGTAACCTGTAAGAGGCCGTGTAATTCCCCACCGCCTGCACCACCTGCTCGTGATTGCATTTTCTTGCAGGaactggctgagcaggaggagGTTTTGAGAAACCGATTACTGCAGGAGGAGGAAGACAGAAGGCTAGCGCTGCGCCTGCAGAGGGAACTGAACCGAGAAAGCACTGTGGACCGTAGAAAAGGTTCTGCTGATGGGTATTTGCTGCGAGAGAAAAGCAGCCTTTCATCCCCCAGCGGTACAAGCGAAGTCGAGGAGAACGAGCCCGGGAAAGCCAGTATTCCACATTCTTCAATACAGAAGGTGGATGGACATAAATCTGGGAAGAGATCCGGCAGTCAGGTTAAATGGAAGACGCTTGGGAATAGCTCGGTTTCCACACAAGTGTCTCCTTTAGTCTCGTCAATGCAGAGGAGCAGAAAGCAGACCACCCTGACTCAAATGTTCTCCAGCCTGGAGAGCTGAGCCAGCTGTCTGAACATCATAATCCATTCCTTAATTGCCCTTTCCTTCCATATTCTCACATTTTAGCATACCTACTTCTGTATTTAGCCTATGTAGCTCAGTGGCTGATTTTGGAAGAACAGGGTGAAGGTGGACTGTAAATACAAAGACCTCTTTCACTGTTTTTGTGAAACTTTAACCATCAGTTGTCAAAGTTGGCATGTTATGTTCTCAAACTGTTAATTACTGCAAAAAAAAGATGCATTTTATGCATGTTTCAATTTTTCTGTAGATCAGAGttcgttaacttttttttttttttttttttaagaaataaaaGTTGTGAGAAGCTTTGGCCTGTATTGTCAGGTTTTGTGTTGTACTTATGGATAGGAAAGCAACAATTGGTTACAGTCGAACTCCTCAAACCCTGCTATTTTCAATACTCCTCTGACAACGACTCTGGCAACAAAGCTTTCTTTCCATGCATGTACAAGATGACATTTGCAGCATAAAATACTTTTAATATATTAATTAtatctgagggcggcacggtggtgtagtggttagcgctgtcgcctcacagcaagaaggtccgggtttgagccctgtggccggcgagggcctttctgtgcggagtttgcatgttctccccgtgtctgcgtgggtttcctccgggtgctccggtttcccccacagtccaaagacatgcaggttaggttaact
Protein-coding regions in this window:
- the rnf168 gene encoding E3 ubiquitin-protein ligase rnf168, with the translated sequence MMAPVSEEHPELEQEGKLNQADCLCPICLEIFLEPVTLPCTHTFCKPCFLEAVDKANICCPLCRKRVSTWARLNGRKKTLVNTELWMRIQDAFPTQCQRRSSGLDDEEDMSMLTPNPRVSQPGELRREYEEEINKFVEEKRALEEAERRASEEYIQRLLSEEEYRVEEERRRQEERQLEDDERLARLLSEELNSSPVLETRSNIKVHEAAKKKKSNVGHIEKYLCQVPCTQPHYETKQSSTHLDNKENILNTPASIHPSSTELHFLDSNSKPSTSSSDTSALFETSNRASVYSKRKSVDGELPESVTCKRPCNSPPPAPPARDCIFLQELAEQEEVLRNRLLQEEEDRRLALRLQRELNRESTVDRRKGSADGYLLREKSSLSSPSGTSEVEENEPGKASIPHSSIQKVDGHKSGKRSGSQVKWKTLGNSSVSTQVSPLVSSMQRSRKQTTLTQMFSSLES